One window of the Herbiconiux sp. L3-i23 genome contains the following:
- a CDS encoding ABC transporter permease, producing the protein MSTTTGTRPTETATPPRASTLKRLLTNNTFWIFAVDIVLIAFFWAVSIDNSFLGPSNVRNLMSDSATALLLGVAIAFLLGAGEFDISLGANLILASVVAGLIAVELAPYGLFVIIVGSLGGAIVTGMIIGFINGVIVTRLHVNSLIATLASMGIVTGVAFIVSNGTDVTGIPPVLQDSVGLNNILGIPLPFLISILVWGLAWAALKYTRFGLHVVAMGSSRAAADRAGLRTKTKITTLFTICGGIAGLAGFIDITRFAATNIAGHTQDSLSAITAAVIGGTLLAGGVISIVGLLGGVILAVILANGLIVIGVSSYYQLIIVGAILIVAVWLDHLKKGEKSLKLFAR; encoded by the coding sequence GTGAGCACGACGACGGGCACCCGCCCCACCGAGACCGCGACACCGCCGAGGGCGAGCACGTTGAAGCGCCTGCTGACCAACAACACGTTCTGGATCTTCGCCGTCGACATCGTCCTGATCGCCTTCTTCTGGGCGGTCTCGATCGACAACTCGTTCCTCGGGCCGAGCAACGTCCGCAACCTCATGAGCGACAGCGCGACCGCCCTGCTGCTCGGCGTCGCGATTGCGTTCCTGCTGGGCGCCGGAGAGTTCGACATCTCGCTCGGCGCGAACCTGATCCTCGCCTCCGTCGTCGCCGGACTCATCGCCGTCGAGCTCGCCCCCTACGGCCTGTTCGTCATCATCGTCGGCTCGCTCGGCGGTGCCATCGTCACCGGCATGATCATCGGCTTCATCAACGGTGTGATCGTCACCCGATTGCACGTGAATTCACTGATCGCGACGCTCGCGAGCATGGGCATCGTCACCGGCGTCGCCTTCATCGTGTCGAACGGCACCGACGTCACCGGCATCCCGCCGGTGCTGCAGGACAGCGTCGGGCTCAACAACATCCTCGGGATCCCGCTGCCGTTCCTCATCTCGATCCTGGTCTGGGGCCTCGCGTGGGCGGCGCTCAAATACACCCGCTTCGGCCTGCACGTCGTCGCCATGGGGTCGTCTCGAGCCGCCGCCGACAGGGCGGGTCTTCGCACCAAGACGAAGATCACGACCCTGTTCACCATCTGCGGTGGCATCGCGGGCCTCGCCGGCTTCATCGACATCACCCGCTTCGCCGCGACGAACATCGCCGGTCACACCCAGGACTCGCTCTCGGCGATCACGGCGGCCGTCATCGGCGGCACCCTGCTCGCGGGCGGTGTCATCTCAATCGTGGGTCTGCTCGGCGGTGTGATCCTCGCCGTCATCCTCGCCAACGGCCTGATCGTCATCGGCGTCTCGTCGTACTACCAGCTCATCATCGTCGGCGCGATCCTCATCGTCGCCGTCTGGCTCGACCACCTGAAGAAGGGCGAGAAGTCGCTCAAGCTCTTCGCCCGGTGA
- a CDS encoding substrate-binding domain-containing protein — MKQLKSLLTRSTRRKAATAAIATVALTGLLAGCSSGNAGGDSDGGGGDGDLRFIYIAALINDSFFVTQRCGAEAKAEELGIDLAFQGPTTNDAAAEIKAFAAAAATNPDGMIVAPFTNAGWGGSVKPLMQAGVPVIATGQTLEPADAMATFITDYLEAAKPLVDIIGELTGGEGTVGLIATSTGNKTDSDRYTELVPALEEEYPDLKILDPEFAENSSATASTVASALITGNPDLKVIYATSGPQAVGAASAIKAAGVGDRVKLVSFDSSPEQIELLKSGELAATVGQSPYESASLAVQAIYDYLQENEGSSDPVPASDKILPTPSLLLTPDNVESDEAATYQYLTSCDGD; from the coding sequence GTGAAGCAACTCAAGTCCCTCCTCACCCGCTCGACGAGGCGCAAGGCGGCCACCGCCGCCATCGCGACCGTCGCCCTCACCGGTCTGCTCGCAGGCTGTTCCTCCGGCAACGCCGGCGGCGACAGCGACGGCGGCGGCGGTGACGGCGACCTCCGGTTCATCTACATCGCCGCCCTCATCAACGACTCGTTCTTCGTCACGCAACGGTGCGGCGCGGAGGCGAAGGCGGAGGAGCTCGGCATCGACCTCGCCTTCCAGGGGCCGACGACGAACGACGCGGCGGCCGAGATCAAGGCGTTCGCTGCGGCGGCCGCCACGAACCCCGACGGCATGATCGTCGCCCCGTTCACCAACGCGGGTTGGGGCGGATCGGTGAAGCCGCTCATGCAGGCGGGCGTGCCGGTCATCGCGACCGGTCAGACCCTCGAGCCGGCCGACGCCATGGCGACCTTCATCACCGACTACCTCGAGGCCGCGAAGCCGCTCGTCGACATCATCGGCGAGCTGACCGGCGGTGAGGGCACGGTCGGCCTGATCGCGACCTCGACCGGTAACAAGACCGACAGCGACCGCTACACCGAGCTGGTGCCGGCGCTCGAGGAGGAGTACCCCGACCTCAAGATCCTCGACCCCGAGTTCGCCGAGAACTCGTCGGCGACCGCCTCGACCGTCGCATCGGCGCTCATCACCGGCAACCCCGACCTCAAGGTCATCTACGCGACCAGCGGCCCGCAGGCCGTGGGTGCCGCGTCGGCGATCAAGGCCGCCGGAGTCGGCGACAGGGTGAAGCTCGTCTCGTTCGACTCGAGCCCCGAGCAGATCGAACTGCTGAAGTCCGGCGAGCTCGCCGCGACCGTCGGTCAGTCGCCGTACGAGTCGGCATCGCTCGCGGTGCAGGCGATCTACGACTACCTGCAGGAGAACGAGGGATCGTCCGACCCGGTGCCGGCGTCCGACAAGATCCTGCCGACCCCGTCGCTGCTGCTGACGCCCGACAACGTCGAAAGCGATGAGGCGGCGACCTACCAGTATCTGACCTCCTGCGACGGCGACTGA
- a CDS encoding sugar phosphate isomerase/epimerase has translation MTNQQRFTFGYHLNTWDLGGLPLTEGLEVIRRNGFSYVEALARDELSNDFARRYMGTGYQPVPMGTTDIDFLSRIEYFSKAQAEGLRLSSLYVNREFVNPLSWDAERATLDAILHLLHGFDSPGVVLGGGPPARGEDHSPELYRRFAAALGEIGEKAAGLGMWAAYHPHIDTFIETREQLDRLMNELDGSPAGLCIDVAHLTLAGSDAVAAIHDYSSALKYVHYKDVADPSQFSGAARYDAFRPLGKGVVDMASVTRELLDAEYDGIVIIELDSTEQDAEEALQDSVSYLEGLGLSLQPSS, from the coding sequence GTGACCAATCAGCAGCGCTTCACCTTCGGCTACCACCTCAACACCTGGGATCTCGGCGGGCTTCCGCTCACCGAGGGCCTCGAGGTGATCCGCCGGAACGGCTTCTCCTACGTGGAGGCGCTGGCGCGTGACGAGCTGTCGAACGATTTCGCCCGTCGCTACATGGGGACCGGCTACCAGCCGGTCCCCATGGGCACCACCGACATCGACTTCCTCAGCCGCATCGAGTACTTCAGCAAGGCGCAGGCCGAGGGGCTGCGGCTCAGCTCCCTCTATGTGAACCGCGAGTTCGTCAACCCGCTCAGCTGGGACGCGGAGCGAGCCACGCTCGACGCGATCCTGCATCTGCTGCACGGCTTCGACTCGCCCGGCGTCGTGCTCGGCGGCGGCCCGCCCGCCCGCGGCGAAGACCACTCCCCCGAGCTGTACCGCCGCTTCGCCGCGGCGCTCGGCGAGATCGGCGAGAAGGCGGCCGGCCTCGGCATGTGGGCGGCCTACCACCCGCACATCGACACCTTCATCGAGACCCGCGAGCAGCTCGACCGGCTGATGAACGAGCTCGACGGGTCGCCCGCCGGCCTCTGCATCGACGTCGCCCACCTGACCCTCGCGGGCAGCGACGCCGTCGCCGCGATCCACGACTACTCATCTGCGCTCAAGTACGTCCACTACAAGGACGTCGCCGACCCGTCGCAGTTCAGCGGCGCGGCGCGCTACGACGCGTTCCGGCCGCTCGGCAAGGGGGTCGTCGACATGGCGTCGGTCACCCGCGAACTGCTCGACGCCGAGTACGACGGCATCGTCATCATCGAACTCGACAGCACCGAGCAGGACGCCGAAGAGGCGTTGCAGGACTCGGTCTCGTACCTCGAGGGCCTCGGTCTCTCGCTCCAGCCCTCCTCCTGA
- a CDS encoding mycofactocin-coupled SDR family oxidoreductase: MHDFTGKTALITGAARGIGRSIALTLAAGGASVIVTDLAERMADLDYDTADMSALDETVALVEAAGGSVIKAYADVRDVASLRAAVAAGVEAFGGLDIVVANAGIAGWPKSTWEASEEEWDRMIGVVLTGTWNTARAAIPAMLETGNGGSIVIVSSTAAFRPVATTGHYSAAKIGLVGLMKSLALELAPSSIRVNTLHPGGTSTEMTQNPAAEHWQATTPGVGETLELPLPIHRMDPEDIANAVAFLASNEARYVTGTSMVVDGGALLR, encoded by the coding sequence ATGCACGACTTCACGGGTAAGACCGCGCTCATCACCGGAGCGGCGCGTGGCATCGGCCGCTCGATCGCCCTCACTCTCGCCGCGGGCGGCGCGTCGGTGATCGTCACCGATCTCGCCGAGCGGATGGCGGACCTCGATTACGACACGGCCGATATGTCGGCGCTTGACGAGACCGTCGCGCTCGTCGAGGCGGCCGGCGGCTCGGTGATCAAGGCGTACGCCGACGTGCGCGACGTCGCGAGCCTCCGCGCCGCGGTCGCCGCCGGCGTCGAAGCCTTCGGCGGGCTCGACATCGTCGTCGCCAACGCCGGCATCGCCGGGTGGCCGAAGAGCACGTGGGAGGCCTCCGAAGAGGAATGGGACCGCATGATCGGCGTCGTCCTGACGGGCACCTGGAACACCGCCCGCGCCGCGATCCCCGCCATGCTCGAGACCGGCAACGGCGGCTCGATCGTCATCGTCTCCTCGACGGCGGCCTTCCGCCCCGTCGCCACGACCGGGCACTATTCGGCCGCGAAGATCGGTCTTGTCGGCTTGATGAAGAGCCTCGCCCTCGAGCTCGCGCCGTCCTCGATCCGGGTCAACACGCTGCACCCGGGCGGCACCTCGACCGAGATGACGCAGAATCCGGCCGCCGAGCACTGGCAGGCGACCACGCCGGGCGTCGGCGAGACCCTCGAACTGCCGTTGCCCATCCACCGGATGGATCCGGAGGACATCGCGAACGCGGTCGCGTTCCTCGCGAGCAACGAAGCCCGATACGTGACGGGCACCTCGATGGTCGTCGACGGCGGGGCGCTGCTGCGATGA
- a CDS encoding Gfo/Idh/MocA family protein → MTDAPIRVGIVGCGEITQLMHLPFLDESPNFVVIALCDLSEGTAKGLAARYRVPKVYTDSGELAADPDVDAVFVCSYDHAGVALQAIAAGKHVLVEKPLAFTPAEGREVAAAAASAGVVAMVGYMKLFDPGFRSGLDLIAAGGPVRRKQMHNLAGRFDSYRSYYDQLRVHDIPDGVLERSKQEVDERIADHLGEHGEWTELYTMLLMLGAHDLAVIREAFGEPVGVPFATSRGQNELTAIVDYPDGVPLVFEIGVGTRYDWWDEWLAVDSDTAQVRVDFSHPYIKYSTTDVALRESRDGNESRATIIPPALDPFRVELAHFADAIRNGTPVRSTIEGGLQDLELATALITALPPRPPRSGSGDEES, encoded by the coding sequence ATGACCGACGCTCCTATCCGCGTCGGCATCGTCGGCTGCGGCGAGATCACCCAGCTGATGCATCTGCCGTTCCTCGACGAGTCGCCGAACTTCGTCGTCATCGCCCTGTGCGACCTCTCGGAAGGCACCGCCAAGGGGCTTGCTGCGCGCTACCGGGTGCCGAAGGTCTACACCGACAGCGGTGAGCTCGCCGCCGATCCCGACGTCGATGCGGTGTTCGTCTGCTCGTACGATCACGCCGGGGTCGCGCTGCAGGCGATCGCCGCCGGCAAGCACGTGCTCGTCGAGAAGCCGCTCGCCTTCACTCCCGCCGAGGGACGCGAGGTCGCCGCCGCTGCGGCGAGCGCCGGGGTCGTCGCGATGGTCGGCTACATGAAGCTGTTCGACCCCGGCTTCCGTTCGGGGCTCGACCTCATCGCGGCCGGCGGCCCGGTGCGGCGCAAGCAGATGCATAACCTGGCGGGCCGCTTCGACTCCTACCGCTCCTACTACGACCAGCTGCGGGTGCACGACATCCCGGACGGGGTGCTCGAGCGCTCGAAGCAGGAGGTCGACGAGCGCATCGCCGACCACCTCGGCGAGCACGGCGAGTGGACCGAGCTGTACACGATGCTGCTCATGCTCGGAGCCCACGACCTGGCGGTCATCCGCGAGGCCTTCGGCGAGCCGGTCGGGGTGCCGTTCGCGACCAGCCGTGGGCAGAACGAGCTCACCGCGATCGTCGACTACCCCGACGGGGTGCCGCTGGTCTTCGAGATCGGCGTCGGCACTCGCTACGACTGGTGGGACGAGTGGCTCGCCGTCGACTCCGACACCGCGCAGGTGCGGGTCGATTTCTCGCACCCGTACATCAAGTACTCGACGACCGATGTGGCGCTGCGCGAATCGCGCGACGGCAACGAGTCGCGCGCGACCATCATCCCGCCGGCGCTCGACCCGTTCCGCGTCGAGCTCGCCCACTTCGCCGACGCCATCCGCAACGGCACGCCTGTCCGCTCGACCATCGAGGGCGGGCTACAGGATCTCGAGCTGGCGACGGCGCTGATCACGGCGCTCCCCCCGCGTCCGCCGCGCTCAGGATCGGGCGACGAGGAGTCCTGA
- a CDS encoding NAD(P)-dependent oxidoreductase, protein MALIAVTGAAGFLGRQVVAELTAGGHGVRALDSVRGDFEPSVDARTVDLRDADATREALRGVDGIVHLAGFPRAGSHSPDEVFTTNTAITFAVVQAALDLGVPTLAYVSSVSVIGYPFFTQPIVPESLPIDESATTTPQDAYGLSKAVGEQIIDAAVAQAGGGLAAVSLRMPWLQSPESFWRDIPASRPDGSDARNLFAYLDTRDAASAIAAVFDAPLAGHLRLFVAAADTFDERPSEEIALEYFTAVPLRRALKGTESLIDTARARTALDWAPRYSWREYPREEQR, encoded by the coding sequence ATGGCGCTCATCGCTGTCACCGGAGCGGCCGGCTTTCTCGGGCGCCAGGTCGTCGCCGAGCTGACGGCCGGTGGGCACGGGGTCCGTGCCCTCGACAGCGTGCGCGGAGACTTCGAGCCTTCCGTCGATGCACGGACGGTCGACCTGCGGGACGCCGACGCCACCCGCGAGGCGCTCCGCGGGGTCGACGGCATCGTCCATCTGGCCGGCTTCCCGCGCGCGGGCTCCCACTCACCCGACGAGGTGTTCACGACCAACACGGCCATCACCTTCGCGGTGGTGCAGGCGGCCCTCGACCTCGGCGTCCCGACCCTCGCCTACGTCTCGTCGGTGAGCGTGATCGGCTACCCCTTTTTCACGCAGCCGATCGTGCCCGAGTCACTGCCGATCGACGAGTCGGCGACCACCACCCCGCAGGACGCGTACGGGCTGTCGAAGGCCGTCGGCGAGCAGATCATCGACGCGGCCGTGGCGCAGGCGGGCGGCGGCCTCGCCGCCGTGAGCCTGCGGATGCCGTGGCTGCAGAGCCCTGAGTCGTTCTGGCGCGACATCCCCGCTTCGCGCCCTGACGGGTCGGACGCGCGCAACCTCTTCGCCTATCTCGACACCCGCGACGCCGCCTCCGCGATCGCCGCAGTGTTCGACGCTCCGCTCGCGGGACATCTGCGCCTCTTCGTGGCGGCCGCCGACACCTTCGATGAGCGACCGAGCGAGGAAATCGCTCTCGAGTACTTCACCGCGGTGCCGCTTCGGCGCGCGTTGAAGGGCACCGAGTCCTTGATCGACACCGCCCGTGCACGGACCGCGCTGGACTGGGCTCCGCGCTACTCGTGGCGCGAGTACCCGCGCGAGGAGCAGCGGTGA
- a CDS encoding SDR family NAD(P)-dependent oxidoreductase has translation MSAGRFDGRVALVTGAAGAIGSAVAARLAAEGARLVLTDLDDDRLSAIALDLRGARTDVETVAADLSTEAGARSVIERGERRFGRLDVAALIAGISGPRVPVDELPADAWDAVIGANLRSMFLSLRFSAAAMIRSGSGGSIVTMSSSMAQWDVLDGGSAYAASKGGVLAFTRASAFDLAPHGIRVNAVCPGVIDTQLGVPTSEDGDFVAPTSDQFAHRIPLRKIGATTDVAAAVAYLASDDAGHVTGSELLIDGGQTLQSWANSPREG, from the coding sequence GTGAGCGCGGGACGTTTCGACGGACGGGTCGCGCTCGTCACGGGTGCCGCGGGCGCCATCGGTTCGGCGGTTGCCGCCCGGCTCGCCGCCGAGGGCGCGCGGCTGGTCCTCACCGATCTCGACGACGACCGGCTGAGCGCCATCGCCCTCGATCTCCGAGGAGCTCGTACGGATGTCGAGACGGTCGCAGCCGACCTGAGCACCGAGGCAGGAGCGAGATCCGTCATCGAGCGTGGCGAGCGGCGATTCGGTCGCCTCGATGTCGCCGCCCTTATCGCCGGGATCTCAGGGCCCCGCGTCCCCGTGGACGAGCTGCCCGCCGATGCGTGGGATGCGGTGATCGGCGCGAACCTGCGCTCGATGTTCCTCTCGCTGCGGTTCTCCGCCGCCGCGATGATCCGCTCCGGTAGCGGAGGCTCGATCGTCACGATGTCGTCGTCGATGGCGCAGTGGGATGTGCTCGACGGCGGCTCCGCGTATGCGGCGAGCAAGGGCGGGGTCCTCGCCTTCACGAGAGCCAGCGCGTTCGATCTCGCTCCGCACGGCATCCGGGTCAACGCGGTCTGCCCGGGCGTCATCGACACCCAGCTCGGAGTGCCGACGAGCGAGGACGGCGACTTCGTCGCCCCCACCAGCGACCAGTTCGCCCACCGCATCCCGCTGCGCAAGATCGGCGCCACGACCGACGTCGCAGCCGCGGTCGCCTACCTCGCCTCCGACGACGCGGGCCACGTCACCGGCTCGGAGCTCCTGATCGACGGCGGCCAGACGCTGCAGAGCTGGGCCAACTCCCCCCGCGAGGGCTGA
- a CDS encoding MazG nucleotide pyrophosphohydrolase domain-containing protein has protein sequence MGLALELVAEPDVSAPRNQLEFDLGLPPKLHTRRPKRSNGVSRAMQSVAEFHMSFDLPLERTPQQQVDTDLGALRVELLREEFEEFKDAVARKDVVAVADALGDIVYVAYGAALTYGIDLDAVLREVHRANMSKLGPDGEPMLREDGKVLKSPSYVAPDVRRVLLDQPPLFLD, from the coding sequence ATGGGGCTGGCACTCGAACTCGTCGCGGAACCTGACGTTTCAGCGCCGCGGAATCAGCTCGAGTTCGATCTCGGGCTCCCGCCGAAGTTGCACACGCGCCGCCCGAAGCGAAGCAACGGCGTCAGTCGGGCGATGCAGTCTGTCGCCGAATTTCACATGTCATTCGACCTGCCCCTGGAGCGCACCCCTCAGCAGCAGGTTGACACGGACCTCGGTGCGCTGCGAGTAGAGCTGCTCCGAGAAGAATTTGAAGAGTTCAAAGACGCCGTCGCCCGTAAGGACGTCGTCGCCGTAGCCGACGCGCTTGGAGACATCGTGTACGTCGCTTACGGTGCAGCGCTCACGTACGGCATCGACCTCGACGCTGTACTCCGCGAAGTGCACCGTGCAAACATGAGCAAGCTGGGACCCGACGGCGAACCGATGCTCCGGGAGGACGGGAAAGTGCTCAAATCGCCGTCGTATGTGGCGCCGGATGTCCGCCGCGTCCTTCTTGATCAGCCGCCGCTCTTTCTCGACTGA
- a CDS encoding adenylosuccinate synthetase, which produces MSAVLSESDDGDVRVEPRIVALSGPVGSGKTTLARSLASKFNAVHIRTQDLMADTAVGLEIVLEPERRAMQKFGEQLDRDTDGQWVAHQIAKLVAGGRVRGELLIVDAVRTLQQVDALREVFPANVTHIHMYAPEAVLTQRYQDRHDSGFVELSSYQDVAEDPTEANVVTLTNDADITIDTHRCSALDVLARATAALNLYPSLADRLVDVFIGGQYGSEGKGNVAYHLANEYDLLMRVGGPNAGHRVPTTPPYTHRLLPSGTLANRRAKLVIGPGATLDLTVLMGEIAACSVDPERLSIDPQAMIIEPEDLEKEAELVKTIASTGKGGGAASARRIMGRHGGASPKVRLAREVTELTPYVRSTADILETAFRDGKKVMLEGTQGTLLSLFHGFYPWVTSRDTTTAACLSEAGIGPHRLRKVVMVVRTYPIRVGDPPASAATSGAMGAEIDWDEIAERSGLNKDELRANERGSVSGSERRVAEFDWNLLRRASELNGATDIALTFADYLSADNLHARRFDQLTDDTIRFVEEVSRVGGAPVSLIATGFDNRALIDRREW; this is translated from the coding sequence TTGAGTGCAGTACTGTCCGAGTCGGACGACGGTGATGTGCGGGTCGAACCACGCATCGTTGCCCTCAGCGGGCCGGTGGGATCTGGGAAGACAACCCTGGCTCGCAGTCTGGCGTCGAAGTTCAACGCCGTTCACATCCGAACGCAGGACTTGATGGCAGATACGGCAGTGGGCCTAGAAATCGTCCTGGAACCCGAGCGTCGCGCGATGCAGAAGTTCGGCGAACAGCTCGACCGGGACACCGACGGGCAGTGGGTCGCTCACCAGATCGCGAAGTTAGTGGCAGGGGGCCGGGTGCGAGGCGAACTTCTCATCGTTGATGCTGTTCGCACCCTCCAGCAGGTTGACGCGTTGCGGGAAGTCTTTCCCGCAAACGTGACCCACATTCACATGTACGCCCCGGAGGCCGTGCTCACCCAGCGGTACCAGGACCGTCACGACAGTGGCTTCGTCGAACTCAGCAGCTATCAGGACGTTGCCGAAGACCCCACCGAAGCGAACGTCGTCACCCTCACGAATGACGCGGATATCACCATTGACACCCACCGGTGTTCCGCACTCGACGTCCTCGCGCGAGCGACTGCGGCGTTGAATCTCTATCCCTCGCTGGCAGACCGACTGGTCGATGTGTTTATTGGCGGTCAGTACGGTAGCGAAGGGAAGGGCAACGTCGCCTACCACCTTGCGAACGAGTACGACCTTCTAATGCGAGTCGGCGGCCCAAACGCTGGACACAGGGTTCCGACGACGCCGCCGTATACTCACCGGCTGTTGCCTTCTGGCACCCTCGCAAACCGGCGCGCCAAGCTTGTCATTGGACCTGGTGCGACCCTGGACCTAACAGTTCTGATGGGGGAAATCGCGGCCTGTTCCGTCGACCCCGAACGGCTGTCGATCGACCCGCAGGCGATGATTATCGAACCTGAAGACCTTGAGAAGGAAGCCGAGCTGGTCAAAACAATCGCTTCGACCGGAAAAGGTGGAGGCGCGGCCTCGGCACGCCGCATCATGGGGCGGCACGGCGGGGCCAGCCCGAAAGTGCGGCTCGCCAGGGAGGTCACAGAACTCACCCCGTACGTCCGTTCCACCGCAGACATACTCGAGACAGCGTTTCGCGACGGCAAGAAGGTAATGCTTGAGGGAACGCAGGGCACGCTCCTAAGCCTTTTCCACGGCTTCTACCCCTGGGTAACCAGCCGAGACACGACAACCGCCGCATGTCTTTCCGAGGCGGGCATCGGACCGCACCGGCTCCGCAAAGTGGTCATGGTTGTGCGCACCTACCCCATCCGGGTCGGTGACCCTCCGGCATCCGCGGCGACATCAGGTGCAATGGGTGCGGAGATCGACTGGGACGAGATAGCTGAGCGCTCCGGTCTCAACAAAGACGAACTGCGTGCCAACGAGCGAGGATCCGTCAGCGGCAGCGAACGACGGGTCGCGGAATTCGACTGGAACCTCCTGCGTCGGGCGTCCGAACTGAACGGCGCTACCGACATTGCGTTGACCTTCGCCGACTACCTCAGCGCTGACAACCTGCACGCGCGACGTTTCGACCAGCTGACTGACGACACCATTCGGTTCGTCGAGGAAGTGTCTCGGGTCGGCGGCGCACCAGTGTCGTTGATCGCGACAGGGTTCGATAACCGCGCCCTGATTGACCGGAGAGAGTGGTAA